One Ostrea edulis chromosome 6, xbOstEdul1.1, whole genome shotgun sequence genomic window, GTAGTAGAActatataatgaaatacatgttgTAATATCATGTACAACACGTACCTTTATTTCACCACACTTATCACTTATATAAATCCTTTTCAAAAAAGGAGAAAATTGCAAAAAAATAGTGTCTTGATATAAGGAAAGGGAAATTTCCCTAACTGCACCAATATAGCACCATGCAAAATGTAGGACCATGCAAGTTAAACTAATTGTAATCTTATGAACTCCCCCTCTGGCATATTAATTAGTGCCTGTCTCAACAAATTCATGACAAAGTCTTTGTGAATATGATAAATGTGGTAATTGCACGGTATCACAGTCCCTCCGCCACAATCTGTAGGAGCTGGCCATGGTGGAAAGCTAGGAGTAGGATCTCCAGTTGCCTCAGCAAATATATCTCCTTTCTCGTCAAGAATTTTTCGGAAGGAACTGGACAAACCCAAAGGAATATGACCTATCGGAAGACCAGCTACATCTTGAAGTAATAGACCTCTTTTAGCATCGGTAACAGTCTCATGAATTTCCCGACTAAAAGTGTCCAGTGGTGGAATCCAAATGAGGCATACGTTAGGATCATGAGTGTTTGTGTACTCTCTGTCCACCGGGAGCATTGTATGGGGATCTGTATCAGGTGGTCTAATTTGGAACTTGTGATATCCCTTAATTACACAGTTCTctaataaaaaatgttttcgtACTGTAACACTTGACACATCACGTAAGGAATCAACAACTTTTGACCTTTCTTTGGGAGTCGGCCTctgtaaaaaacaaacaaacaaaggtCTTAATTTACCGTATTAATTACCTTACACTTTTCATATCAAATAATGATCTTtcaactatatacatgtataaatgacacacataaataaaaaacatacaCTCAAGTCTTAGCATGATTTACTAGATACATTCAGGGCAGAAGAAAGGATCAGAATCGATATCTCCAATATCAGAGCCACAACAGTCAGAATGCAGCCAGTTCTGGCACTGATCGCACTGAACCCAGAGGGTTCCTGCTGCTATTTCTTGATCCTCATCCCAAGACATGTGACATCCTATGCAAAAGATTTTCTCATCTGTTTTCTCTGCTTTCTTTGTTGAAGATTTACTTGTTACTTGACTTGTTCTTTGTTTCCTTTGATTTGATGCCTTACTGCTACCTATAGGTAATAATTTCTTCATGAATATGACTTTtgcttttctttctttttctgcAAATGCTCTGATTTTTTCCAGATCTTTCAAAGCCATCAGTCGTAAGGACTCGGGGGAAGTTAAATTGTCTGGCAAGGTGGACTGAATagaaattctttttctttttttggatTCATCAGCATGAGGAAATGTTAACATGCCTTTCAACACTGGAGATATACTAGTGCTTTCACTGGTACTTGTGCTGCACTCTTCTGTGTTTAAAATCTGATTGTCACTGACGGCTGCTACAGAGGCAAGTAAATCCAGTCCTGATGGCACCTCCATGTTAGACTGCAAATCTCTAATTTTGGAAGCAGATGGACGGGATTTCTTGTGCAATTTTCGATAGGCATCAAAGCCTGGTGATTTCCCCTCTACATCATATCCCTCTCTAAGCCTTTCTTCATACTTGTCTCGAACTGGTGTGGTTAAAACACTCTGAAAGGCCTCAAAAGCAATTTTCATCTTTTCTTCTTCATTTATGTCCTTTGTTCCTGAGATTTGTTCTTGTGTTGAAGACGTTCCCCCACTGGTTGTTGGTGAAGAGTCATCAGTTAACATACTTTTAAATGTCAATCCACTTTTTAACTGGTCTACTGTAATGATATTTCCATCAACAGGGTAAATTCCAGAAGATCTAAAGCTGTTTATCACAGTTAAGGGTTTGTAGAAAAGTAGAAACGCTTCTTTCAGTTTCTCAGCAAAGTTATCTTTTCCTATAGGAGTCCCTGGATTTTCACGAGTGTGTTTTCTTACAACTTGGTGTCATCGTGTTTTTAGAGGTCCAAACACACCTACGTCAAGGGGTTGCATAACGTGAGTTGCATTTGGCAAAAGACGATACAATTCTATTCCCTTCTGTTTGGCAAATTCAAATGTTTTCATATCAATGTGGCTACTGACACTGTCAAATAGAAGCACTATAGGTCGCTCACTGCCAGCAAAAGTGTTGAAATGTTCAAGAAAAACTTTGAAAGTAACAGAATCCATCCATCCTTTTTTGGTATATGCAGCTGCACCTCCTTCAAGACCTGCTGACAAAGGATTATACCCTTTTGGTTTGGGTTCTGGGAAAACAATGAAGGGTGGTATCATTCGGCCATCAGCTGCTCCACAGAACATTACAGTAAATCTCTGTTTGCTGTGTCCACCCGAGAGATGTGGGACTTGGCCTTTCTTTGCTGGGCCAATTACTTTACCAGCTACACTGCCAACACTAAAACCTGTCTCGTCTGCATTCCATATTTGTCCCGGTTTGTCTACAAGTTCTTTCTCAATAAGGAAAGACTTAAATTTGGAATACCACTTGTCTGTTTTCTCCTTTGATAACTTTGCTCTGCATGTTTCGAGTGGGGTTTCTTTTCTAGGTTTTATCAAATGAGAATTTCTAGATAAAAACTTATAATACCAATCATAGCTGGGCCTATTATTTTTGAACGGTGTCTTTCTATTTTCTCTTTTCACCACGCTTTCCACAAAATCTAAAAATTCCCCAGGTTTCAAGCCAAAGCCTCTTTCAGCCATTTCACTAAGCCACTTTGCCATAGCTTCTTCCTCATCTGCAGTAAATACGGGTGGTGGTCCATTTCTGCTATCTATGTTAACCTCTCCAGAAAGTCTTCGGCTCAGAAACCCATAAGATATATTGTGTTCTTTAGCAGATTCTTTAACAGTTACCTTCTTTGTCTTGACATCATATAGCGCTCTCCGCACTCTTTGTCCTT contains:
- the LOC125648388 gene encoding jerky protein homolog-like — translated: MRSKKKRRLTVTQKRTSPAAKVAEVITKKYKSRYLKSPSKGQRVRRALYDVKTKKVTVKESAKEHNISYGFLSRRLSGEVNIDSRNGPPPVFTADEEEAMAKWLSEMAERGFGLKPGEFLDFVESVVKRENRKTPFKNNRPSYDWYYKFLSRNSHLIKPRKETPLETCRAKLSKEKTDKWYSKFKSFLIEKELVDKPGQIWNADETGFSVGSVAGKVIGPAKKGQVPHLSGGHSKQRFTVMFCGAADGRMIPPFIVFPEPKPKGYNPLSAGLEGGAAAYTKKGWMDSVTFKVFLEHFNTFAGSERPIVLLFDSVSSHIDMKTFEFAKQKGIELYRLLPNATHVMQPLDVGVFGPLKTR